One genomic window of Punica granatum isolate Tunisia-2019 chromosome 1, ASM765513v2, whole genome shotgun sequence includes the following:
- the LOC116193255 gene encoding 1-aminocyclopropane-1-carboxylate synthase-like codes for MANVNMSSGRKALLSKLATNDGHAENSPYFDGWKAYERNPFDASRNPDGVIQMGLAENQLCFDLIQEWLINNPQASICTAEGVDMFKDTAIFQDYHGLPEFRNAVAKFMGQVRRGVGKFNPDRIVMSGGATGAHELISFCLADRGDAILVPTPYYPGFDRDLCWRTGAQLLPVVCDSSNGFKVTREALEAAYIEAKEANIRVRALLITNPSNPLGTVLDRKTLRDIVSFINEKNIHLICDEIYSATVFGSQPSFISISEIIEEDQEICNHDLIHIIYSLSKDLGFPGFRVGIVYSYNDKVVECARKMSSFGLVSSQTQHLISSLLSDDEFVEKFLSESAKRLENRHQTFTDGLAQVGIRCLQSNAGLFVWMDLSHLLREKSFLAETDLWRIIINEVKLNVSPGSSFHCSEPGWFRVCIANMDEPTVEIALKRIRAFVVKGENAVVAPAKKKQCWQSQNTKLRLSFSFRKMDDLMMMSPHSPIPQSPLVQART; via the exons ATGGCGAACGTGAACATGTCAAGTGGCAGGAAGGCCTTACTGTCCAAGTTAGCAACCAATGACGGGCACGCCGAGAACTCGCCTTACTTTGATGGGTGGAAGGCCTACGAGAGAAACCCGTTCGATGCATCCCGGAACCCTGATGGGGTTATCCAAATGGGCCTCGCCGAAAATCAG CTCTGTTTCGATTTGATTCAAGAATGGCTCATCAACAATCCGCAAGCTTCTATCTGCACTGCTGAAGGAGTGGACATGTTCAAGGATACGGCCATCTTTCAGGACTACCACGGGCTGCCCGAGTTTAGAAAT GCTGTCGCGAAATTTATGGGGCAAGTGAGAAGAGGCGTAGGGAAGTTCAATCCGGACCGCATTGTCATGAGTGGTGGAGCAACGGGAGCCCACGAGCTGATCAGCTTCTGCTTGGCTGATCGCGGGGATGCGATCTTGGTCCCTACTCCTTATTATCCAGG GTTTGATCGAGACCTGTGCTGGCGAACTGGTGCGCAGCTTCTCCCAGTTGTATGCGACAGCTCTAATGGTTTTAAGGTCACAAGAGAGGCCCTGGAAGCTGCATACATCGAAGCTAAAGAAGCCAATATCAGAGTCAGAGCGCTGCTCATAACGAACCCTTCAAACCCACTAGGAACTGTCCTCGACCGCAAGACATTACGTGACATTGTAAGCTTCATCAATGAGAAAAATATCCACTTGATATGTGATGAGATATACTCCGCCACAGTCTTTGGCAGCCAGCCCAGTTTCATCAGCATCTCGGAAATAATCGAGGAAGACCAAGAAATATGCAATCATGATCTGATACACATAATTTATAGCCTCTCCAAGGACTTGGGCTTCCCAGGGTTCCGGGTTGGGATCGTGTATTCCTACAACGACAAGGTGGTTGAATGCGCCCGAAAGATGTCAAGCTTCGGGTTGGTCTCATCCCAAACCCAGCATTTGATATCTTCTCTGCTGTCCGATGATGAGTTCGTAGAGAAGTTCCTTTCCGAAAGTGCGAAGAGATTGGAAAATAGGCACCAGACATTTACCGATGGTCTGGCCCAAGTCGGGATCAGGTGTCTGCAGAGCAATGCAGGCCTGTTTGTGTGGATGGACTTGAGCCACCTCCTGAGGGAGAAGAGTTTCTTGGCCGAGACAGACCTTTGGCGCATTATAATCAATGAGGTTAAGCTGAATGTTTCACCCGGTTCTTCGTTCCACTGCTCCGAGCCCGGGTGGTTCCGTGTCTGCATTGCCAACATGGATGAACCGACGGTGGAGATCGCACTGAAAAGGATCCGGGCGTTTGTCGTCAAGGGCGAGAATGCTGTGGTGGCACCCGCAAAGAAGAAACAGTGCTGGCAAAGCCAGAACACCAAGCTCAGGCTCAGTTTCTCATTTCGTAAAATGGACGATTTGATGATGATGTCTCCTCATTCGCCTATTCCACAGTCACCTCTTGTTCAAGCTCGGACCTGA
- the LOC116192037 gene encoding 2-C-methyl-D-erythritol 2,4-cyclodiphosphate synthase, chloroplastic yields the protein MAAHLLSSSIPAASLRPDPPSSPHRPGYAATRHPDFPALHISPLILRRPPPLSVAMAASPTAVEVDGTAPATKPSKSLPFRVGHGFDLHRLEPGYPLIIGGIDIPHDRGCEAHSDGDVLLHCVVDAILGALGLPDIGQIFPDSDPKWKGAPSSVFIKEAVRLMDEAGYEIGNLDATLILQRPKLSPHKEAIRSNLSKLLGADPSVVNLKAKTHEKVDSLGENRSIAAHTVILLMRK from the exons ATGGCCGCTCACCTCCTCTCCTCCTCAATCCCCGCTGCCTCCCTCCGCCCCGACCCGCCGTCTTCTCCGCACCGTCCCGGATATGCCGCCACCAGGCACCCCGATTTCCCGGCGCTGCACATTTCCCCGCTGATCCTTCGGCGGCCGCCGCCACTCTCCGTGGCGATGGCCGCATCACCGACCGCCGTAGAAGTAGATGGAACCGCTCCCGCCACAAAGCCCTCGAAGTCGCTGCCGTTCAGAGTCGGCCACGGGTTTGACCTCCACAGGCTGGAGCCCGGGTACCCTCTGATAATTGGCGGCATCGATATTCCTCATGACAGGGGCTGCGAGGCTCATTCTGATG GGGATGTGTTGCTTCACTGCGTGGTGGATGCGATCTTGGGAGCTCTGGGGCTTCCTGATATTGGGCAGATATTCCCCGACTCTGATCCCAAGTGGAAGGGAGCTCCATCCTCCGTTTTCATCAAGGAAGCT GTCCGCCTCATGGATGAAGCGGGTTACGAGATCGGGAACTTAGACGCCACGCTGATCCTTCAGAGGCCGAAGCTCAGCCCGCATAAGGAGGCCATCAGGTCCAACCTGTCCAAGTTGCTAGGGGCGGACCCCAGTGTCGTGAACCTCAAAGCCAAGACCCATGAGAAGGTTGATAGCCTCGGGGAAAACCGGAGCATTGCAGCTCATACGGTTATCCTTCTCATGAGGAAGTAA
- the LOC116192038 gene encoding DET1- and DDB1-associated protein 1 — translation MGSLFGDWPSFDPHNFSHFRPSDPSNTSKMTPTTYHPTHSRTLPPPDQVITTEAKNILIRNFYRRTEEKLRPKRSASELLNPDHGSKQPRASASVTDLSD, via the exons ATGGGGTCCCTGTTCGGCGACTGGCCGTCCTTCGACCCCCACAACTTCAGCCATTTTCGGCCCTCCGATCCTTCCAATACCTCT AAAATGACCCCTACTACCTATCACCCTACTCACAGCAGGACCCTGCCACCACCTGACCAGG TGATTACCACCGAAGCCAAGAACATTCTGATCCGAAATTTCTATCGCCGCACTGAAGAAAAG TTGAGACCAAAGAGATCTGCCTCCGAGCTTCTCAATCCAGATCACGGGTCCAAGCAGCCCAGAGCTTCTGCATCAGTGACAGATCTTTCTGATTGA
- the LOC116192985 gene encoding G patch domain-containing protein 4 — MAAPEAPLCYVGVARQSAAFRLMKQMGWEEGEGLGKDKQGIKGHVRVKNKQDTAGVGSEKPNPWAFDTAQFDSILKRLKVQGSEANAEVEKGATQLQNEATDSNDQAAIVRATRARGRYQKRERGKLVQAYSSQDLEGILVKKVEPKEIESDSDVVDEVNDADITQTHVSNSEGKKSQDVAEWWGSKHGFVFGGFLGAGATRKKSAFIKEAGNKNERTAFFEEDQENLYKLVQDKSTTGKQGLGIKDRSKKIAGCYFQGKKTSFDDGSDEESSDLGSLKRKRSDIAEIADKVNLKRLCKQLLRQEPEKSLKLKRLKVLAEERSPSIFSIFSSEKDAVAYLKGKLERSRKFSIEGKRVSLASHRG, encoded by the exons ATGGCGGCGCCGGAAGCTCCTCTCTGCTACGTCGGGGTCGCCCGCCAGTCTGCTGCTTTCCGCCTCATGAAACAGATG GGGTGGGAGGAAGGAGAGGGGCTTGGGAAGGACAAGCAAGGGATCAAAGGCCACGTCAGAGTCAAGAACAAGCAGGACACTGCTG GTGTGGGCTCTGAGAAGCCCAACCCGTGGGCATTTGACACGGCTCAGTTTGACAGCATTCTCAAGAGATTGAAAGTG CAAGGTTCAGAAGCCAATGCTGAAG TGGAGAAAGGTGCTACTCAATTGCAGAATGAGGCTACTGATTCTAATGATCAGGCTGCAATAGTTAGGGCTACTCGAGCAAGAGGAAG GTatcagaaaagagaaagaggcAAATTGGTCCAGGCATATTCTTCGCAGGATCTTGAAGGAATTCTG GTAAAAAAGGTTGAGCCTAAAGAAATAGAATCTGATTCTGATGTGGTTGATGAAGTCAATGATGCGGATATAACACAAACCCATGTTTCCAATTCTGAAG GAAAGAAAAGTCAGGATGTGGCAGAATGGTGGGGATCAAAACATGGATTTGTTTTTGGAGGTTTTCTTGGGGCAGGGGCTACTCGGAAGAAGTCAGCCTTCATTAAAGAAGCTGGcaacaaaaatgaaagaacTGCGTTCTTTGAGGAAGATCAAGAGAATCTCTACAAGCTTGTCCAG GACAAATCTACAACTGGGAAGCAAGGACTTGGCATCAAAGATAGGTCGAAGAAAATAGCTGGTTGCTATTttcaggggaaaaaaacaTCATTTGATGATGGTAGTGATGAAGAATCTTCCGATTTGGGTTCCCTAAAGCGAAAACGTTCTGACATAGCGGAGATTGCAGATAAGGTGAATCTGAAAAGGCTGTGTAAGCAGCTTCTTCGTCAG GAACCGGAGAAATCACTGAAATTGAAAAGGCTGAAAGTCCTTGCAGAAGAGCGGTCGCCCtctattttctccattttttcttCAGAAAAGGATGCAGTTGCATACCTTAAAGGAAAG TTGGAAAGAAGTCGGAAATTCTCTATTGAAGGGAAGAGGGTCAGTCTTGCATCACACAGAGGCTGA
- the LOC116197579 gene encoding probable WRKY transcription factor 29 yields MAGEFVRRDDWDLDAVVTGRMNQASSTPCDIKEWFDLFIDDDPLMRMSNTGWELPPDDFPTGFYETMTMSKVLDDLEGLYDHPVMLPASSEAIEVGSSGNTAETSEGAQQLQEGAGSSALADVDVVRATAKYKRRKNQHKQVVQHVTSDGLSSDLWAWRKYGQKPIKGSPFPRSYYRCSSMKGCLARKQVERSSSEPGMFTVTYTGEHSHTQPTRRSALAGISRPSKFSTSKKSSTAATTDEFARSMPKLPQGMSINNHESSPTSTSTMEDGPCACKAETTFLWGESENVDKTLNLPSLVLGEEIFMGFDELEGLGIDFALTGY; encoded by the exons ATGGCCGGAGAGTTTGTACGCAGGGATGACTGGGATTTAGACGCCGTGGTGACAGGACGCATGAACCAAGCCTCCTCCACTCCTTGTGACATCAAGGAGTGGTTTGATTTGTTCATCGACGATGACCCTCTGATGAGAATGAGTAATACCGGATGGGAGCTTCCTCCTGATGACTTCCCAACGGGCTTTTATGAGACGATGACGATGTCTAAGGTTTTGGATGATTTGGAAGGGCTTTACGACCACCCGGTGATGCTTCCCGCTTCCTCTGAGGCCATTGAAGTTGGGTCCTCGGGCAATACTGCAGAAACCAGTGAAGGTGCTCAGCAGCTGCAAGAAGGAGCTGGTTCATCTGCACTGGCGGATGTTGATGTTGTTCGTGCAACTGCTAAGTATAAAAGAAG GAAGAACCAACACAAACAGGTAGTGCAGCACGTTACATCGGATGGTCTTTCATCGGATTTGTGGGCTTGGCGTAAATATGGCCAGAAACCAATCAAGGGTTCGCCCTTTCCAAG GAGCTATTATAGGTGTAGCAGTATGAAGGGATGTCTTGCACGAAAACAAGTCGAGCGGAGCAGCTCAGAACCCGGGATGTTCACAGTGACCTACACCGGAGAACACAGCCACACACAACCCACTCGCCGAAGCGCCCTCGCTGGCATAAGCAGGCCAAGCAAGTTTTCTACTTCTAAGAAATCCAGCACTGCTGCCACCACCGATGAATTCGCACGCTCAATGCCTAAGTTACCCCAAGGCATGTCTATTAATAATCATGAGAGCTCTCCAACCTCAACTTCAACGATGGAAGACGGTCCATGCGCATGCAAAGCAGAAACAACATTCCTGTGGGGTGAGAGTGAAAATGTTGATAAAACTCTGAATCTTCCAAGTTTGGTTTTGGGTGAAGAAATATTCATGGGATTTGATGAGCTGGAAGGTTTAGGCATAGATTTTGCCCTAACTGGTTATTGA
- the LOC116200161 gene encoding endoglucanase: protein MIHSQNMPHGHYEVMAAVLVVLWCLCACQLAVSIEHESSSCSSSYDYSEALEKAILFFEGQRSGKLPAQQRVKWRGDSALTDGMLENVNLVGGFYDAGDNVKFGWPMAITVTLLSWVALDYEEEISSVNQLGYLQSAISWGADFLVQAHTSPTTLYTQVGDGNADHRCWERPEDMDTPRTLYKVTPNSRGTEPAAEAAAALSAASIVFKSVDPNYSAKLLSTSRSLFEFADRYRGSYQGSCPFYCSFSGYQDELLWAATWLYRATGEDKYMNYIVSNQGWSQAVSEFSWDNKFAGVQAILAKEFYGGKKNLSKFNNDMESFACALMRGSSSVQIRATPGGLLYTRDSSNLQYVTSASLVLLAYARTLGSAHVDGVQCGSAHFSPSQIRAFAKSQVDYILGNNPMKMSYMVGFGSKFPLQLHHRGASIPSIQTHAAKIGCNAGYSYYNSQLPNPNVHIGAIVGGPNSNDHYSDLRSDYSHSEPATYINAAFVGSVAALLADTEEGSGKCAVDKKIRGTSHQVDSVY from the exons ATGATCCATAGCCAAAATATGCCGCATGGGCATTATGAAGTCATGGCTGCGGTTTTGGTCGTCCTATGGTGCTTGTGTGCTTGTCAACTTGCGGTTTCTATTGAGCATGAAAGCTCATCGTGCTCATCGAGTTACGACTACAGCGAGGCTCTTGAGAAGGCCATTTTGTTCTTCGAAGGCCAGCGCTCAGGGAAGTTGCCTGCCCAACAGCGAGTGAAGTGGAGAGGAGACTCTGCACTCACCGATGGCATGCTCGAAAAT GTGAACTTGGTTGGAGGATTCTATGATGCTGGTGACAATGTGAAGTTCGGGTGGCCAATGGCTATCACCGTTACCTTGCTGAGCTGGGTAGCTTTGGATTATGAGGAGGAGATCTCATCCGTGAATCAGCTCGGATATCTCCAAAGCGCGATAAGTTGGGGGGCCGACTTCTTAGTTCAAGCTCACACTTCGCCTACTACTCTCTACACACAG GTTGGAGACGGGAATGCCGATCATCGGTGCTGGGAACGACCCGAAGACATGGACACGCCTCGAACACTATACAAGGTTACTCCTAATTCACGAGGAACTGAGCCAGCAGCTGAGGCTGCTGCAGCTCTTTCCGCAGCTTCAATTGTCTTCAAAAGTGTTGACCCAAATTACTCAGCCAAGCTCCTTAGCACATCTAGATCA CTCTTTGAGTTTGCAGACAGGTACAGAGGATCTTACCAGGGTTCTTGCCCCTTCTACTGTTCGTTCTCGGGTTATCAG GATGAACTGTTATGGGCAGCAACATGGCTTTATAGAGCGACCGGAGAGGATAAGTACATGAATTACATTGTGAGCAACCAAGGTTGGAGCCAGGCAGTGTCCGAGTTCAGCTGGGACAACAAATTTGCTGGTGTACAAGCAATCCTAGCTAAG GAATTTTATGGTGGGAAGAAGAACTTGAGCAAGTTCAACAATGATATGGAATCATTTGCGTGTGCTCTGATGCGCGGTAGCAGCTCTGTGCAGATCAGGGCAACTCCCG GCGGTCTACTGTATACGAGAGACAGTAGCAACCTGCAGTACGTGACAAGCGCGTCCCTGGTGCTTCTGGCATACGCGAGAACGCTGGGCTCGGCCCACGTCGATGGAGTTCAATGCGGATCGGCCCATTTCTCTCCATCCCAGATCAGAGCATTTGCAAAATCACAG GTGGACTACATACTTGGGAACAACCCAATGAAGATGTCATACATGGTGGGGTTTGGGTCCAAATTCCCCTTACAGTTGCACCACCGGGGTGCGTCCATTCCCTCGATCCAGACCCACGCAGCCAAGATTGGGTGCAACGCCGGCTACTCCTATTACAATTCTCAGCTCCCGAACCCAAACGTGCACATAGGCGCCATAGTTGGAGGACCTAACTCGAACGATCACTATAGTGACCTTCGATCAGACTACTCCCACTCCGAGCCCGCCACTTACATTAACGCTGCCTTTGTGGGCTCGGTGGCTGCCCTTCTTGCTGACACCGAAGAAGGATCGGGAAAGTGTGCAGTCGATAAAAAGATCAGAGGGACCAGCCATCAAGTCGATTCAGTTTATTAG